The Salvia miltiorrhiza cultivar Shanhuang (shh) chromosome 1, IMPLAD_Smil_shh, whole genome shotgun sequence genome has a window encoding:
- the LOC131006789 gene encoding methylsterol monooxygenase 2-2: MASVVDSAWTYLITHFSDFQLACLGSFFLHESIFFLSGLPFIFMERAGWLSRYKIQTKNNTPAAQEKCISRLLLYHFCVNLPVMILSYPIFTSMGMRSTLPLPSWKVISTQILFYFILEDFVFYWGHRILHTKWLYKHVHSVHHEYATPFGLTSEYAHPAEILFLGFATILGPAITGPHLITLWLWMVLRVLETVEAHCGYHFPWSFSNLLPLYGGADFHDYHHRLLYTKSGNYSSTFVYMDWIFGTDKGYRKLKELKSGGAETMVKEM, translated from the exons ATGGCTTCAGTCGTCGACTCTGCGTGGACG TATCTCATCACCCATTTTAGTGACTTTCAACTGGCTTGTCTTGGAAGCTTCTTTCTTCATGAGAGCATCTTTTTCTTGTCTGGACTTCCATTTATATTTATGGAAAGGGCTGGGTGGCTgagcagatacaaaatacag ACTAAGAATAACACACCTGCTGCCCAGGAGAAATGTATCTCTCGGCTATTGCTCTATCATTTTTGTGTCAATCTACCTGTTATGATTCTATCCTATCCAATCTTCACATCCATGGGGATGCGAAGTACACTTCCATTGCCGTCCTG GAAAGTAATCTCAACTCAGATTTTATTCTACTTCATCCTTGAGGACTTTGTCTTCTACTGGGGCCACAGGATTTTACATACAAAATGGCTTTACAAGCATGTCCACAGTGTCCATCATGA ATATGCAACGCCTTTTGGCCTGACTTCTGAATATGCGCACCCTGCTGAGATTCTATTTCTTGGGTTTGCTACTATACTCGGTCCTGCCATCACCGGGCCCCATCTGATAACTTTGTGGTTATGGATGGTACTTAGAGTCCTTGAAACAGTTGAGGCACACTGTGGATATCATTTCCCCTGGAGTTTCTCAAACTTATTGCCTTTATATGGCGG AGCTGATTTTCATGACTATCATCACCGACTGTTGTACACAAAGAGCGGAAACTATTCATCTACTTTTGTTTACATGGATTG